In Callospermophilus lateralis isolate mCalLat2 chromosome 18, mCalLat2.hap1, whole genome shotgun sequence, one DNA window encodes the following:
- the LOC143383941 gene encoding chymotrypsinogen B produces the protein MASLWLLSCFTLLGTAFGCGVPAIHPVLSGLSRIVNGEDAIPGSWPWQVSLQDKTGFHFCGGSLISENWVVTAAHCGVKTTDLVVAGEFDQGSDKENIQVIKIAKVFKNPKFSLLTVRNDITLLKLATPARFSQTVSAVCLPDANDDFPAGTQCVTTGWGKTKYNANKTPDKLQQAVLPLVSTADCKKSWGSKITDVMICAGASGVSSCMGDSGGPLVCQKNGAWTLVGIVSWGSGTCSTTTPAVYARVTALIPWVQEILAAN, from the exons ATGGCCTCTCTGTGGCTTCTCTCCTGCTTCACCCTCCTGGGGACCGCCTTCG GCTGCGGGGTACCTGCCATCCACCCCGTGCTGAGTGGCCTGTCGAGGATCGTCAATGGAGAGGATGCTATCCCTGGCTCCTGGCCCTGGCAGGTGTCCCTGCAG GACAAAACTGGCTTCCACTTCTGCGGGGGCTCCCTCATCAGCGAGAACTGGGTGGTCACTGCTGCCCACTGCGGAGTCAA GACAACCGACCTGGTGGTGGCTGGAGAGTTTGACCAGGGCTCCgataaagagaacatccaggtcaTCAAGATCGCAAAG GTTTTCAAGAACCCCAAGTTCAGCCTGCTGACTGTCCGCAATGACATCACCCTGCTGAAGCTAGCCACGCCTGCCCGCTTCTCCCAGACCGTGTCTGCTGTGTGTCTGCCTGACGCTAATGACGATTTCCCCGCTGGGACACAGTGTGTCACCACCGGCTGGGGCAAGACCAAGTACAATG CCAACAAGACCCCTGACAAGCTGCAGCAGGCAGTCCTCCCCCTGGTGTCCACTGCTGACTGCAAGAAGTCCTGGGGCAGCAAGATCACTGATGTGATGATCTGTGCTGGGGCCAGCGGCGTCTCCTCCTGCATG GGCGACTCTGGGGGCCCTCTGGTCTGCCAGAAGAATGGAGCCTGGACTCTGGTGGGCATCGTGTCCTGGGGCAGCGGCACCTGCTCTACCACCACCCCTGCTGTGTATGCCCGCGTCACTGCACTCATACCCTGGGTTCAGGAGATCCTGGCAGCCAACTGA